The stretch of DNA TTTTGCTTCAGTAATGTAGAGTATTGAGTTTCCTATGGAATTACGtatcaattcattttatcaCTAATCATAACTTGATATAACGGGTAACTTAGctatgaaatttttaattaattttttttcctattttctttgtttctatttgcttttatttcttaaattacTCCAGATTTTTCAACCGACAATAAATTAAAGTACGAGCTACTGTTACActtaacagaaaaacaaagttaaaatttagatttttaaaactatgtAGACTTCGCACTGTCCACTAAACGGTGTCCAACATCGGTTCGGTCTCTGTTAAAAGAGTAGGCTAACGTCCAAAGTTGCCAGTTcgatgaaattgtgaaaaatcgatttgacACGAACCAGTAACAGTTCTTGCATGGCGGATTATGGAGTTTCGCccgttttagttttagtttttaatttccccATTTCAGTCTTTAACTACAATTACTACcgaggggaaataaatcttaaaagattACCTGATAACTAAGGAATGTAGTTATCTAATTAAGAATAGCAACTGAAGATGACTgaaatggtaaaattaaaaactaaaactaaaacggGCGAAACTCCATAAGCCGCCATGCGAGAACTGTTACTGGTTCgtgtcaaatcaatttttcacaatttcatcgaactggcaacttcggacgttagcctACTCTACTGGGTGTTgtgaatttaattatttattaatataaaCATATTTCAAGTTCTGCCGAAAACTCAAAAATTATTGCACCGGACGAATTCGATTTCATGGTAGTATTGGCTAATTTCaaagaagacgaaagaaaatacTACGACGGAAAATACGTTGTTCTTTATGATGGTGATGAATCGTcgtcaatttttgaaaacgagCAAGACGGAAGTACATCTTCAGCGaaattattgtattatttgtaAGAAGCATGAGGCAATTTCagtaaattaaattcataataattttttgttttgttttctaacaTAGTTACTTGCTCTTAGCGGATGCTGTGAACCGGATAAATCATCTCAACGTTTTATTCCACAATATAAGGTAATTCCATGAGATTGTAAAAATAACACTGCAATTTGGCAACTCTGGACGATActgaaaaaagacattttaatttccatttttttttaatttaagatttatctaaataaaaatctaaaaaaacagGGGAAAAATATAACCATCCACCACAATAAAGAGCTAACGTAGCTGTATTTTCTAGATTAGTTTTATTGCATTTTCTGCTTTTAGCAGCCATGGCAGTTATGTCTAAGAAAGAAGCCAAAGTGAAGTTATTAACATAAGATCATCTCGGCTTTTCAAAGATATTTGTATCGTATATTATTCTTacccaaatgaaaatgtttaaacaaTCACGTCAACTTTGGCAAGATACAAATACTACCCAAAATTTCCGGACAGATAAAAGCAGTTTACGGAAAAAcgcgtaaaaaaataaaccgctAACACGAACATAGATTCGAgctttaacaagcgatccgcCACCAAAGGACCGTTTTGGGCAGTTTTGATTTTGCGGAAATCGTCGCTGGGGGGTCGAAAAACTAACAAATAGatgttttttttggaaaattttgcactAAGTCAATTGGTAAAATCCGCAATCGCTTCTTTTGTAGTTtgtagtttacaaaaaaaaattaggggGGGAGGctaaattttgactttttcttcttgtcaaCTGCTACacctaaaaataatctaattgttttaaaatgatgggAAAGCTTCAACTgatcttcaaactttttcaGGGTTTTTCAATACTCGGCTtagaagccgagatattaacgattaaaattttgaaataaatctagtccattcttcgttttttggcCATCCCAGCCTTCATCCTATAAGCCACCTAGCCCTGGCCataacaacattttccccctcttttcctttagggtctgttggtGACCACCCCCTTTTCCCTGGTGTAGGCTGACGTTAAGAGGGAGACCCCaacaaaaattaagaattcaaaacaaattataattttttctttgaacgaTGTTAGAAGTCCTTACTTAAGAAttcattgttattttaataatacaGCAGTGGTTGTTTCGTCATAAAAGTCTTTAATCAATatgtttttttcagtttttcagaAACTTGCGTTACGTTAGACTGCTTCTATAGAGGAAAGGAAGTCATTCACCCAGGACAATACGTTTTTAAATTAAGCATTGACATAACTGTTGGAGTAATTGGTTCACAAACCGATACAGTTCCTCTGCCTTTGCCTTCATCATTTCGCCTAGTAAATAGCTCTAATAAGGATGATAAGTACTTCTTGGTACCACACCGACAAGTTGCTGGAAGTGAAATCAGCGGCTGGAAACCGTCTTTTCCTACAGTGGAACGCAATGCATTTCACGCATTTGATCCCGTAGTCACTCGCTGTTATTgccttttgaaattatttgttttacttgtTTCGCATATTGAGGAATGttttgggaaaacaaaacctTCGTCGTATGCAattaaaacatgtttattcaattacgtaaaaaaaaatcctccaCCTTGGGAAAAACGATGTATAGTGAAACATTGCATAGGAATTTGCACAGAATTTCTTGatacaaaggaaaaaatcaattctttttttgaaaaatctctcACAGTTTACGTGATTAAATATGAAAGTAGATATGTTATGAACAAAATCAGAGATCGACTAAAGTCGGCACAAGAATCATCTTGtatttcatcaaatatttgttcATGCAAAGGACTCAATATTTCTAATTGTATTTTatgttgattattattattttgaaaatcacGTTTGTTATAAAGCACGATATTTAAATccagatttttcttcaattaatgtttaaaatacaccatcaaattattaattcctATTATAAGCATCTTCATTAACAAGTTCTCGGCTCTATGAGACCACATTTTGGTGGAATGTTTCATCACACGATGTTTCCTCGATGTGAAGTCCTTgagaaaaatgtagaaaaagaaggaaactcgggaatttttttaaattttgagaaaattcaGGAAATCTTAAGAATTGCTTTAAATAAGTTTAATTATGATTAGTTTGTCAAATTTAACTAATTCTGGTTAACTACttgtgaaatattattatattattattatatttttattatcatatATTATTATGTTCTTAACAAAATGTCATTATTATGATATACTTTATTCCAACCAAAAAGTAGCAGACAGGCAAAAAGTCGTGCACAGTTTACGCCAATGTGCACCActgcggccgatagcagaacgaaatattttgtttttcttgatagATGGCGTATTGGTATCGTTGGTGTATCTTTTCCATTTCTGCAGACGCATTTTCCTTTTAGTTTAACTATACGCCACTCCGTGGAACTTAAGTAAAGAGCACTTGTTTGTGAAAAGACCGGTTTAGAAACAGAAACCGTAGACAATTCATTATGATAAATTTATGAAAGATTCGTGGACCAATGAGCCGACTTTAACACGGATTCGACGGAAACGCCCCTAAAGACTGCCTTAGAGGCTGTGGCTCCCTGAGTCGAGTATGCTGAAAAAGAATCCGGCTTCAACCCGGCATCCGAAAGGCAAGACTTGAGCCAGTGACTTTAAAGAGTAAATTCGTTCAAAAGTCGGAACACACGCGTTACGGAAATATAATATTCCAAACAGCCCACCGGGCAACAAAAGCCATTCAAACGGACAGAACGCATGATTTGAGAAGGCCAGCCAGACGATTGAGCATTTTTAAGGcgagaaaaatagaattaatcggcaaaatctgaaattgaaattgaagaaTGAGAAATCAAATATAATTCAGAAACACCCAAAAGAGTTATAAAAGCTAacattgcaaatttttttgataGGGTAACAAGGCTTAAGGAGCCGCTCGGGCTTAAAAACTGAATTGGATTAACGACGACATCTGGGTAAGGTAATTGTAACAACCTTTCAGAAGCTACAACACCAATAGATGCTGTCCAAGATTGTAACCATCGATGGGGTCACGGTCATCCATAGCATAGAACGATGGAGGTTTAGGGAAGCCGCAGAGAAACCGACAGGAAATAAATTAGACAGATAGTCCATGATATCGGCTAGAGAAGGCGATAAGGTATTCCAATGTTTTTGAGGACACCAATCCATCCATCGCTTCCAAACAAAGGACTTCTAATCCTGATAACCTCCAGATGCTGAACTGGAAACTCCTCCACAGCAACCTGTGCGGCTCTAAGGAATTAATAAGAAAAggattgaataaaaaacgTGCTGAATATCTGTAGACACCTGCAAAAGAAAGAGGACAACGGTTGCGACCGCTATAAAAGAAACACCAGGACCACAGCTACCCGatcaagtttaatttttttcaaacaaaaaaggattaaGGCAAAGGGAGGAATAGCTTTAGTCTAGCATAGCCTTTCAAATCAGCTCAGTTCGAAGTAAAGGCATTTACTGCAAATGTTCAAGGTTGTGGCaaccaagaaacaaaatcaagttaaGCGTTTCAAGCGGAAGCAAAAAGGTCAATGTCATTTGCCAAATATTTGCCAATTTTCCGAATACATCCGACAAGAGCATATAGTTACTTGGGCCTAAAGAACTCGAGATTCTTCGTCAGCGACGATGTTGGAGTTTCCTGATAAATGGGgagaaaaaacataaatattaaGGACTCCACACCACAAAACGGCAATTTCAATCAGCGTTAGAGAACGAGTCTCGCCGCATTTGTTAATATAAGCGACCGCAGTGGaattattcaataaaatatgGATCGAAATATTAGTCGACGAAGCAGTGTAAACCTGAAGCGCAAACAAAGCGCCCAACAGCTTGATTTCATTAATATGAGTGATTTGTCTTCCAAGACCATGGCCCCAAGACCCTATCACATCACAGACATCTCCGCACCCATGAAAGGAGGCAT from Daphnia pulex isolate KAP4 chromosome 4, ASM2113471v1 encodes:
- the LOC124192052 gene encoding uncharacterized protein LOC124192052 isoform X1; its protein translation is MADTHELTELMMSLCENSALQTDFGIQMHRLVKKGADVNRKTIGGRTPLMIVCWKNRRENVVGCAKTVSFLLPYSHHNVIDIFGQNVIDHLNDVLSNSFPLCICCRRMDSFLPPELLEKLSTKKPFHAKLSGIDRDALERAIPRRIDYGFTNTNRETIIQLPSGNAWNIIKDVWTTDSDLDTTKILQFLSKHAHQMDDKLGKVGCSQNHCHWCAATNAVCEYVNQLVITVAHLDNRFQGEIIQYGSSAENSKIIAPDEFDFMVVLANFKEDERKYYDGKYVVLYDGDESSSIFENEQDGSTSSAKLLYYFYLLLADAVNRINHLNVLFHNISFSETCVTLDCFYRGKEVIHPGQYVFKLSIDITVGVIGSQTDTVPLPLPSSFRLVNSSNKDDKYFLVPHRQVAGSEISGWKPSFPTVERNAFHAFDPVVTRCYCLLKLFVLLVSHIEECFGKTKPSSYAIKTCLFNYVKKNPPPWEKRCIVKHCIGICTEFLDTKEKINSFFEKSLTVYVIKYESRYVMNKIRDRLKSAQESSCISSNICSCKGLNISNCILC
- the LOC124192052 gene encoding uncharacterized protein LOC124192052 isoform X2, whose amino-acid sequence is MKKLTELMMSLCENSALQTDFGIQMHRLVKKGADVNRKTIGGRTPLMIVCWKNRRENVVGCAKTVSFLLPYSHHNVIDIFGQNVIDHLNDVLSNSFPLCICCRRMDSFLPPELLEKLSTKKPFHAKLSGIDRDALERAIPRRIDYGFTNTNRETIIQLPSGNAWNIIKDVWTTDSDLDTTKILQFLSKHAHQMDDKLGKVGCSQNHCHWCAATNAVCEYVNQLVITVAHLDNRFQGEIIQYGSSAENSKIIAPDEFDFMVVLANFKEDERKYYDGKYVVLYDGDESSSIFENEQDGSTSSAKLLYYFYLLLADAVNRINHLNVLFHNISFSETCVTLDCFYRGKEVIHPGQYVFKLSIDITVGVIGSQTDTVPLPLPSSFRLVNSSNKDDKYFLVPHRQVAGSEISGWKPSFPTVERNAFHAFDPVVTRCYCLLKLFVLLVSHIEECFGKTKPSSYAIKTCLFNYVKKNPPPWEKRCIVKHCIGICTEFLDTKEKINSFFEKSLTVYVIKYESRYVMNKIRDRLKSAQESSCISSNICSCKGLNISNCILC
- the LOC124192052 gene encoding uncharacterized protein LOC124192052 isoform X5, coding for MIVCWKNRRENVVGCAKTVSFLLPYSHHNVIDIFGQNVIDHLNDVLSNSFPLCICCRRMDSFLPPELLEKLSTKKPFHAKLSGIDRDALERAIPRRIDYGFTNTNRETIIQLPSGNAWNIIKDVWTTDSDLDTTKILQFLSKHAHQMDDKLGKVGCSQNHCHWCAATNAVCEYVNQLVITVAHLDNRFQGEIIQYGSSAENSKIIAPDEFDFMVVLANFKEDERKYYDGKYVVLYDGDESSSIFENEQDGSTSSAKLLYYFYLLLADAVNRINHLNVLFHNISFSETCVTLDCFYRGKEVIHPGQYVFKLSIDITVGVIGSQTDTVPLPLPSSFRLVNSSNKDDKYFLVPHRQVAGSEISGWKPSFPTVERNAFHAFDPVVTRCYCLLKLFVLLVSHIEECFGKTKPSSYAIKTCLFNYVKKNPPPWEKRCIVKHCIGICTEFLDTKEKINSFFEKSLTVYVIKYESRYVMNKIRDRLKSAQESSCISSNICSCKGLNISNCILC
- the LOC124192052 gene encoding uncharacterized protein LOC124192052 isoform X4 translates to MVDCFDYYKATAIVYAARLGCAKTVSFLLPYSHHNVIDIFGQNVIDHLNDVLSNSFPLCICCRRMDSFLPPELLEKLSTKKPFHAKLSGIDRDALERAIPRRIDYGFTNTNRETIIQLPSGNAWNIIKDVWTTDSDLDTTKILQFLSKHAHQMDDKLGKVGCSQNHCHWCAATNAVCEYVNQLVITVAHLDNRFQGEIIQYGSSAENSKIIAPDEFDFMVVLANFKEDERKYYDGKYVVLYDGDESSSIFENEQDGSTSSAKLLYYFYLLLADAVNRINHLNVLFHNISFSETCVTLDCFYRGKEVIHPGQYVFKLSIDITVGVIGSQTDTVPLPLPSSFRLVNSSNKDDKYFLVPHRQVAGSEISGWKPSFPTVERNAFHAFDPVVTRCYCLLKLFVLLVSHIEECFGKTKPSSYAIKTCLFNYVKKNPPPWEKRCIVKHCIGICTEFLDTKEKINSFFEKSLTVYVIKYESRYVMNKIRDRLKSAQESSCISSNICSCKGLNISNCILC
- the LOC124192052 gene encoding uncharacterized protein LOC124192052 isoform X3, whose protein sequence is MPELESIWSRPMLHVLCKYAVGLDLIGVMNNLINSCQTMVDCFDYYKATAIVYAARLGCAKTVSFLLPYSHHNVIDIFGQNVIDHLNDVLSNSFPLCICCRRMDSFLPPELLEKLSTKKPFHAKLSGIDRDALERAIPRRIDYGFTNTNRETIIQLPSGNAWNIIKDVWTTDSDLDTTKILQFLSKHAHQMDDKLGKVGCSQNHCHWCAATNAVCEYVNQLVITVAHLDNRFQGEIIQYGSSAENSKIIAPDEFDFMVVLANFKEDERKYYDGKYVVLYDGDESSSIFENEQDGSTSSAKLLYYFYLLLADAVNRINHLNVLFHNISFSETCVTLDCFYRGKEVIHPGQYVFKLSIDITVGVIGSQTDTVPLPLPSSFRLVNSSNKDDKYFLVPHRQVAGSEISGWKPSFPTVERNAFHAFDPVVTRCYCLLKLFVLLVSHIEECFGKTKPSSYAIKTCLFNYVKKNPPPWEKRCIVKHCIGICTEFLDTKEKINSFFEKSLTVYVIKYESRYVMNKIRDRLKSAQESSCISSNICSCKGLNISNCILC
- the LOC124192052 gene encoding uncharacterized protein LOC124192052 isoform X6, producing MADTHELTELMMSLCENSALQTDFGIQMHRLVKKGADVNRKTIGGRTPLMIVCWKNRRENVVGCAKTVSFLLPYSHHNVIDIFGQNVIDHLNDVLSNSFPLCICCRRMDSFLPPELLEKLSTKKPFHAKLSGIDRDALERAIPRRIDYGFTNTNRETIIQLPSGNAWNIIKDVWTTDSDLDTTKILQFLSKHAHQMDDKLGKVGCSQNHCHWCAATNAVCEYVNQLVITVAHLDNRFQGEIIQYGSYLLLADAVNRINHLNVLFHNISFSETCVTLDCFYRGKEVIHPGQYVFKLSIDITVGVIGSQTDTVPLPLPSSFRLVNSSNKDDKYFLVPHRQVAGSEISGWKPSFPTVERNAFHAFDPVVTRCYCLLKLFVLLVSHIEECFGKTKPSSYAIKTCLFNYVKKNPPPWEKRCIVKHCIGICTEFLDTKEKINSFFEKSLTVYVIKYESRYVMNKIRDRLKSAQESSCISSNICSCKGLNISNCILC